A genomic segment from Actinoplanes sichuanensis encodes:
- a CDS encoding electron transfer flavoprotein subunit alpha/FixB family protein, producing the protein MAEVLVVVENGVKKVTLEMLTIARGLGSVSAVVFGEADTAKLGEFGAEKIYVASGEDVSGYLVAPKATVVAELVRRVEPAAVLLASTQEGKEIAARLAVKLDNGLLTDAVALDADGTATQAIFAGSAIVKSKVTKGLPIVTIRPNSVTPEASAATPAVEQLTVAATDSDKLAKVVERVAEQKGSRPELTEAGIVVSGGRGVGNADNFKLVEELADLLGGAVGASRAAVDSGYYPHQFQVGQTGKTVSPQLYVALGISGAIQHRAGMQTSKTIVAVNKDAEAPIFELADFGVVGDLFKVVPQAAEEIRKRK; encoded by the coding sequence ATGGCTGAAGTACTGGTCGTCGTCGAGAACGGCGTCAAGAAGGTCACCCTCGAGATGCTGACGATCGCCCGTGGTCTCGGGTCGGTCTCGGCCGTGGTGTTCGGTGAGGCCGACACCGCCAAGCTCGGCGAGTTCGGTGCCGAGAAGATCTACGTCGCGTCCGGTGAGGACGTCTCCGGCTACCTGGTCGCTCCCAAGGCGACGGTGGTGGCCGAGCTGGTTCGCCGCGTGGAGCCGGCCGCCGTGCTGCTGGCCTCCACTCAGGAGGGCAAGGAGATCGCCGCCCGGCTGGCCGTCAAGCTGGACAACGGCCTGCTCACCGACGCGGTCGCGCTGGACGCCGACGGCACCGCCACCCAGGCGATCTTCGCCGGTTCGGCGATCGTGAAGTCCAAGGTCACCAAGGGCCTGCCGATCGTCACGATCCGCCCGAACTCGGTCACCCCCGAGGCGTCCGCGGCCACCCCCGCGGTCGAGCAGCTGACCGTCGCCGCCACCGACAGTGACAAGCTGGCCAAGGTCGTCGAGCGGGTCGCCGAGCAGAAGGGCTCGCGTCCCGAGCTGACCGAGGCCGGCATCGTGGTCTCCGGTGGCCGTGGTGTCGGCAACGCGGACAACTTCAAGCTGGTCGAGGAGCTGGCCGACCTGCTCGGTGGTGCGGTCGGCGCGTCGCGTGCGGCGGTCGACTCGGGTTACTACCCGCACCAGTTCCAGGTCGGGCAGACCGGCAAGACGGTGTCGCCGCAGCTCTACGTGGCACTCGGCATCTCCGGCGCGATCCAGCACCGGGCCGGCATGCAGACCTCGAAGACGATCGTCGCGGTCAACAAGGACGCCGAGGCTCCGATCTTCGAGCTCGCCGACTTCGGCGTCGTCGGCGACCTCTTCAAGGTGGTCCCGCAGGCCGCCGAGGAGATCCGCAAGCGCAAGTAA
- a CDS encoding cysteine desulfurase family protein yields the protein MAYLDHAATTPMLPAALDAYVAAARELGNPSSLHAAGRGARRLVEESRERVAAALGARPSEVVFTGGGTEADNLAAKGIFWARRDADPRKRRVVASAVEHHAVLDAVEWLGRHEDAEVILQAVDAAGRVDPAGFAELISAHGDEIAVVSVQWANNEVGTVQPVAELAAIAAGAGVPFHTDAVQAVGQVPVDFAGSGAAALTLTGHKVGGPVGVGALLLGRDVACTPLLHGGGQERDVRSGTLDTPGVVAFATAVEAAVTEREEHTARVAALRDDLVGRVRAAIPDAILNGDPDDRLPGNAHFSFPGCEGDALLLLLDAQGIYCSTGSACSAGVAQPSHVLLAMGADDGRARSSLRFSLGHDSTKADVDALLVALPGAVERARRAGAWKTPG from the coding sequence ATGGCCTACCTCGATCATGCGGCGACCACGCCGATGCTGCCCGCCGCGCTCGACGCCTATGTCGCGGCGGCGCGTGAGCTTGGCAATCCCTCCTCGCTGCACGCCGCGGGGCGGGGGGCTCGACGGCTGGTGGAGGAGTCCCGGGAGCGGGTGGCCGCCGCGCTGGGTGCCCGGCCGTCCGAGGTGGTGTTCACCGGTGGTGGCACCGAAGCGGACAATCTTGCGGCCAAGGGGATCTTCTGGGCGCGGCGGGATGCCGATCCGCGGAAGCGGCGTGTGGTCGCGTCCGCGGTGGAGCATCACGCCGTCCTGGACGCGGTCGAGTGGCTCGGGCGGCACGAGGACGCCGAGGTGATCCTGCAGGCCGTGGACGCGGCCGGGCGGGTCGATCCGGCCGGGTTCGCCGAGCTGATCAGCGCGCACGGCGACGAGATCGCGGTGGTCAGCGTGCAGTGGGCGAACAACGAGGTGGGCACCGTTCAGCCGGTGGCCGAGTTGGCGGCGATCGCGGCCGGTGCCGGTGTGCCGTTCCACACCGACGCGGTGCAGGCGGTCGGGCAGGTTCCGGTCGACTTCGCCGGCAGTGGTGCCGCGGCCCTGACGCTCACCGGGCACAAGGTCGGCGGGCCGGTCGGGGTGGGTGCGCTGCTGCTCGGGCGGGACGTGGCGTGCACGCCGCTGCTGCACGGCGGTGGCCAGGAGCGGGACGTGCGTTCGGGGACACTCGACACGCCGGGTGTGGTGGCGTTCGCCACTGCGGTCGAGGCCGCCGTGACCGAGCGCGAGGAGCACACCGCCCGGGTCGCCGCGCTGCGTGACGACCTGGTTGGCCGGGTGCGCGCCGCGATCCCGGACGCGATCCTCAACGGGGACCCCGACGATCGGCTGCCGGGCAACGCGCACTTCTCCTTCCCGGGCTGCGAAGGAGACGCGTTGCTGCTGCTCCTGGACGCGCAGGGGATCTACTGCTCGACCGGTTCGGCGTGCTCGGCCGGGGTGGCCCAGCCCAGTCACGTGCTGCTCGCGATGGGCGCCGACGACGGGCGGGCCCGATCGTCGTTGCGGTTCAGCCTCGGGCACGACAGCACCAAGGCGGATGTGGACGCGCTGCTGGTGGCCCTGCCGGGCGCGGTCGAGCGGGCCAGGCGAGCGGGAGCCTGGAAGACGCCCGGATAG
- the mnmA gene encoding tRNA 2-thiouridine(34) synthase MnmA: protein MRVLAAMSGGVDSAVAAARARDAGHDVTGVHLALARNPQTFRTGARGCCTLEDSRDARRAADVIGIPFYVWDMAEEFHDSVVDDFVNEYAAGRTPNPCLRCNEKIKFAAVLDRAVALGFDAVVTGHHARLGADGLLRRSVDLPKDQSYVLAVLTRAQLDRAIFPLGDSTKEQVRAEAAERGLAVADKPDSHDICFISDGDTRGFLESRLGSAPGDIVDGRTGEKLGTHNGAYGFTIGQRKGLDLRVPAADGRPRYVLSITPVSNTVTVGPREDLEVDVVSASRPIWHDISDNLSCEVQLRAHGEVVGASVSVEDDVLTARLVTPARGVAAGQAIVAYRPDPAGDIVLGSATITAGSRASTHA from the coding sequence ATGCGAGTTCTTGCGGCCATGTCGGGTGGTGTCGATTCCGCGGTCGCCGCCGCGCGCGCCCGGGATGCCGGCCACGACGTCACCGGTGTGCACCTGGCGTTGGCCCGTAATCCACAGACCTTCCGGACCGGGGCGCGCGGCTGCTGCACCCTGGAGGACTCGCGCGACGCGCGCCGGGCCGCCGACGTGATCGGCATCCCGTTCTACGTCTGGGACATGGCGGAGGAGTTCCACGACAGCGTGGTCGACGACTTCGTGAACGAGTATGCGGCGGGCCGCACCCCCAACCCGTGCCTGCGCTGCAACGAGAAGATCAAGTTCGCCGCGGTGCTGGACCGGGCGGTCGCGCTCGGCTTCGACGCGGTGGTCACCGGTCACCACGCCCGGCTGGGCGCCGACGGCCTGCTGCGCCGCAGCGTCGACCTGCCCAAGGACCAGTCCTACGTGCTGGCCGTGCTCACCCGCGCGCAGCTCGACCGGGCGATCTTCCCGCTCGGCGATTCGACGAAGGAGCAGGTCCGGGCCGAGGCGGCCGAGCGTGGCCTGGCCGTCGCCGACAAGCCCGACTCGCACGACATCTGCTTCATCTCCGACGGCGACACCCGCGGGTTCCTGGAGAGCCGGCTCGGGTCGGCGCCGGGTGACATCGTCGACGGGCGGACCGGGGAGAAACTGGGGACCCACAACGGGGCGTATGGCTTCACCATCGGTCAGCGGAAGGGCCTGGACCTGCGGGTTCCGGCCGCCGACGGTCGTCCACGGTACGTGTTGTCGATCACGCCCGTCTCCAACACGGTGACCGTCGGGCCCCGTGAGGATCTTGAAGTGGACGTGGTCAGCGCCTCTCGCCCGATCTGGCATGACATTTCGGACAATCTGTCCTGCGAGGTGCAGTTGCGGGCGCACGGTGAGGTCGTCGGCGCATCGGTCTCCGTCGAGGATGACGTTTTGACCGCGCGGCTGGTCACCCCCGCCCGGGGCGTCGCCGCCGGTCAGGCCATCGTGGCCTACCGGCCCGACCCGGCCGGTGACATCGTGCTCGGCTCGGCGACGATCACGGCCGGTTCACGGGCGTCGACACATGCCTGA
- a CDS encoding uroporphyrinogen decarboxylase/cobalamine-independent methonine synthase family protein yields the protein MPDFPWGPGVATGIGSLPGADIAEAQRIVLGELPGLPHLAELPARGPGSDMIGRSAGFLVELPVQLYAGRWQIAARPGQDLRRTADLLERDLDQLTEQADGYAGPLKIQAAGPWTLAASLDLPIGGRMLRDPGAVRDLTDSLAEGLRRHVADVRKRVPGATVLLQLDEPSLPTVLAGRVPTESGLSAYREVDGPDAASRLRTVVEAVDAPVIVHCCAPQVPLQVVRDARAAAVALDLSLVKDLDPLGEAIEAGLGIFAGAAPALPTGARPPDSKQIAERVGTLWRRLGFPAARLPEQVVITPACGLAGAPPAHVRALLKACTEAGRRIAEV from the coding sequence ATGCCTGACTTCCCGTGGGGGCCGGGCGTCGCCACCGGCATCGGATCGCTGCCCGGCGCCGACATCGCCGAGGCACAGCGGATCGTCCTGGGTGAGCTGCCCGGCCTGCCACACCTGGCCGAGCTGCCGGCCCGTGGCCCCGGCTCGGACATGATCGGGCGGAGCGCCGGGTTCCTGGTCGAGTTGCCGGTGCAGCTCTACGCCGGTCGCTGGCAGATCGCCGCCCGGCCCGGGCAGGACCTCCGGCGGACCGCCGACCTGCTCGAACGCGACCTGGACCAGCTCACCGAGCAGGCCGACGGCTACGCCGGGCCGCTCAAGATCCAGGCGGCCGGGCCGTGGACCCTCGCCGCGAGCCTGGACCTGCCGATCGGCGGCCGGATGCTGCGTGACCCGGGCGCCGTCCGCGACCTGACCGACTCGCTCGCCGAGGGGCTCCGCCGGCACGTGGCCGACGTGCGCAAACGTGTGCCCGGGGCGACCGTCCTGCTGCAGCTGGACGAGCCGTCGCTGCCGACCGTGCTGGCCGGGCGGGTGCCGACCGAGAGCGGCCTCAGTGCGTACCGGGAGGTCGACGGTCCGGACGCGGCGTCCCGGCTGCGGACCGTGGTGGAGGCCGTCGACGCGCCGGTGATCGTGCACTGCTGCGCCCCGCAGGTGCCGCTCCAGGTGGTGCGGGACGCGCGGGCCGCGGCCGTCGCCCTCGACCTGTCGCTGGTCAAGGACCTGGACCCGTTGGGTGAGGCGATCGAGGCCGGGCTGGGGATCTTTGCGGGCGCGGCGCCGGCCCTGCCCACCGGGGCGCGGCCGCCCGACTCGAAGCAGATCGCCGAGCGGGTGGGCACCCTGTGGCGGCGGCTCGGCTTCCCGGCGGCCCGGCTACCGGAGCAGGTGGTGATCACCCCGGCGTGCGGGCTGGCCGGCGCGCCGCCCGCCCACGTTCGCGCGTTGCTCAAGGCATGCACGGAGGCCGGACGCCGGATCGCCGAGGTCTGA